DNA sequence from the Malus sylvestris chromosome 10, drMalSylv7.2, whole genome shotgun sequence genome:
CCCTAGCTTCACTGTCGAAAGCAGTGTCGGTGTGTAATGTATATATTTTCTTCTCTAGTGTAACCTAGAGTCGTACATCTTCACCTTCAGGTGATGAGGtctaccatgtttcttcactggTGTAACCTAGTGTCATACAGCTTCACCTCTGGTGATGAACAGGTACTGCCTTCGGgagactatgatacccctagttgagtacAATATTGATGTGATTTACGGAGATTTACGGATTTGCCTTCCATGGCGATATTACCATTCCTGTGATTTATGAGATTCTTGGGTTTTGCCTTCGCGCGCTTTGATACCATATTTAGAAAAGATTTATTGCTACGAACATTTTCAGCATGCTAGAGGTTTCAGAAAAACCTATATGTAGTATTAAATGAGatttcaaaacagggggttatTATATTCAAAAAGAGAATTGGTTTtcgtattattagtattattataaaCTCTGATCCACTCACCATTTgtttttgcgccccctcaggagTTAGAAGCGAGGCATTCGATACGATCCCTGCGTCAGTGCAAATCTGCATAAGAATCCTCGAGTCTTTGGTATTTTCTtggttagttgtatgctctgaacactaTTCGATATTGGTGTTTTTCTTTCTAAGGACATCTTTACTTGTATGCATGTTTAAAATAGCTTCGTCAcactcgggtgtcggccagcacgtgccgaTCTTGATATGTGGAGATATCGAGGTCAGATTtcgtattattagtattattataaattatggtccactcaccttttgtTTTGCGCTCCTTCAAGACATAGTGACGAGGAGTACGAACCGAGCATCGAGGCATTTCCCTACCAGTGATCTAGCATTCTTCTACTTGCGTATGGCCTTTCTTCATGATAATTGTAACTTGATTGTCCTATCTTTCATTGGTACTTCCGTTTAATTGTATGTTTTGGACATATTCTTGcttgtttaatttggttttgtaaCCGTTGGACCTTCCGTTGCCCTCATGTTTATTTCAAAATTGTATTATTGCCTCTTATGTTCTTGCTTTTtcttatatttatgtttttcgtCACCTTCAGGTGTCGCCCAACACATGCCTATCCTGATATTGGGTAATATCGGGGTCGAGGCGTGTcagcttttctttttctctctctctaagagtCTTTCTCACCTATTGGTGTGAGTTTTTCCATCGTTGATTTTTCTCCACAGCTACTGGCTCGAGCTCTGGCAAAGGTCGGTGGCAGTCCTCTGCTTTATTTCcttgttcttctttcttttcatttccttcTGCTTCAATTTTCCAATGCCTACTTTTCCTATCCGCCTTGCTCTTCCACCCTTTTTGCACTTTCGATCTACCCTCACCTCCATTCTCCTTCCACTTCCAAGGCTTTCACtctgtttttccaatttcttccaGTCCCACTCCGGGTTGGCTCCATCCTTCCTCGTTGCTTCCTCTTTTCTGATTTGCAATCTCCTTTCTTCACAGCACTCGACTGTGGTTTGTCTAGAAGGTGCATAGAGTTTTTACTCGGGTGTACATACCACCACCTTCCACTTGCTTGCCTTTATTGGCATTGTCGTCAGTGGGTTCTCCACCAACTACTTTCGTATTCTAGTTGCGATTGGCATGGTGGTTGTTGCAGGATGCAGGAATCACGATCTTCTTCATTTATGGGAGATGGATGCTTGGCGGCGGTCCGGGGCGCGATGATGCTCTGTGTAAGCGGTGACGGCGTCTGCAGAAGGCTAGGGTGCTTTGTTTTTGGTGTGTTAGTTTTTGGGCTCCAACTAGTGTGTTGGGCCCTATGTTGTGTAACTTTGGgtccttttgtttttattgtgtTTCACTTGTTTTAGACCTCTTATATTTAGTTGTTTGTTAGTAATAAAATTCGCATCCTTGACCCAAACTATGAAATATCATAGCTTCATTATACATATCCATTTGTTTTCATAAAATCTTTATTTTCGGAAGCATTTGTCTAGAACTAATGTACATTAATTGTTTTGTAAAACCTgtattttcaaaaaaattgtatCCCACTGTTGCAATTGTTTTTGTGTGCTACTTCGGTTATCTTTGTTGTACTTGCACAATGCTTTGCGCATTTTATCCACAATTGTTGATTTATTTACATTGATGAGAAGTCATTGTTGTATTATCCACAATTGTTGATTTATTTACATTTTAAGATGAGAAGTCATTGTTGTATGTATGATGTATAGTGTTACTATAGCTTTTGtttatttaaacaaaatttttgCTTGGTTAATGTTCATAAAATGGTATAACGTAGTATATTGAATAATGTACAatttatttttgtgaaaaatatgtATATTCATAAAGTTTACTTagttaaacaaatacataaaagttGTTAATTCATAAAATGAGAAACTAAATACAATGTACAATATTTAAGAAGTTTAATTGGTAATTCATATAATATTCTGCTAAATTAATAGtcttccttggtctcaaggctaTTAATTTATAGaagtttaattataaaataaaaaataaaagcaaaaaacaaacacaaaacaaaaaacaaaaaaacgctCCAAGGCTTCCGCCTAGGCAGGCACTCCATGAAACGCGTTCGTCTTTTAAAAGATTGGTACTCACCATCGCTTGGTACGGCAACAATCTCGTGAGTGATAGAGCATGTGTCACCGCCATCACCACCGCTTGGTACGGCACCAATCTCGTGAATGATAGAGCATGCGTCACcgccatcaccatcaccatcaccgcCATCATGATCATGCCAGACTAGATTAACTCCTGTTTTCATCACTCTCCCTCTCCCATGAGCATCTGTAACTGCAGAAATCGAGACTTCGTCCCCACTTTGCAAATGGAGTACATCATTTGATAGCACACTTCGCAAACGGAGTACACTATTAGCGAAACTGGATGTAGATTCTCCCGGGATGTGCAAAGCCTTACCCTTGGTAATATTCGTAACAGTAAATCCAGGACAATCTCTCTTGAAAACACAGCACAGAGTCAATCCTCTAACATTACGATCAATAATTTGAGGCACTTTAAAATGAACATCATTGTACTCATGAATACCAACAAACTGGAACCACTCTGGAATATCATAAACTCCATTGAGAAAAATGCCACCATCTCCGCAAGAAGTCCATCCCTAGAGCATACCATGTAAAGCCAGATTAATTTGTAGAAGTAATAGTCTTAATTATGCATGCGTGTCATGAACAGTGCCTCTGTGGGCGTGTGATAGGAAGAGCAAGAGAATACAGCTATCAGAGAGAGATCTGTAGGATGTTCTTCCTAAAACTCAGCATGTACACGTCATTCTTATGCATAAGTAATATATTCTTGTACATGCATGTCTTACGCATGTATGTGTGCATATTTGTGTGTgcgtgagagagaaagagagagagacatgtTTGTGTGTgcgttagagagagagagagagagagagagagagagagacctgtaTGATGTTCTTCCTAAAAGCAGCAGTGAGATTGGTGCAGCCTTCCATATGAATCCTTCTCATAGTGTTTAACGACTTATGCAAGCCTAGAATCTCAATGAGTTCGGGAGAGCGATTTAGATGCAGTTCTACCATACTCGACATTTCCGAAAAATTTGGCATCTTTTCAAGTGCAATGCACGCATCCGCTCTCAAGATTTCCAAATTTGGTGGTAAATCTGGGATTTCATGAAGATTTATGCAACAACTCAAATCTAACATTTTAAGCTTGGAGAGTCGACTGAGGCTCGGTAGGCTACAAAACAAATTGCCAGCAAGGTCCAATGTTTCTAAAGAAAATAGACTCCCAAGATCCTTAGGGATTGCATCATCAGTTAAACCGCAGTTTCCAAGACCTAAATATGTCAGAGAGTTTAAGCAGTGCAACGAAGGGGGCAAAGATATCAGGTTCTTCAACCCTACTGTTGAAGATGGTAATTCCCTTGTCATTGTATGGCTTGCTTGAAGTGTTTTCGATGATACCATCCCCCACTTGTCCTTCAGTTTTGCTCCCAGGTTCTTCAATATTGCTATTAAGGATGGTAATTTCCTTGTCATTGTATGGCTTGTTTGCAGTGTTGTCGATGATACCATCTCCCCCTTGTCCTTCAGTTCCATAAATCCTGTACAGCCTTTAAGAATAAGAGTCTCAACTGATTTTGACTTACAGAAATCCCCTGGAAAATACTGAAGCGTTTCGCAGTCTTCAAGATTTACCAACGAAAGTCTTTCAAGATGCCCAATGGATGGGTGAATCTTAGACAATCTTACACACTTTACCAATATCAGTTTTTCAAGATTTGGGACTTTGGAAAGATCTGGTGATTCTGTTAGGTAATGGGAATGACTGAGATTGATGATTTTCAGATTCTTGAGCAGCTGCTAGGAAAAAAcagataacaaaataaaaattcaaatggaaGAGAGAAAGCAAGATATTGGTATTCACAGAAGCTgaagaaaataattaataatctGTTTTGAGATCATATCATACCACGTCAGTATCCTCCCAAACTCGTATGAGTTTGCTATAGCTCAGGTCAACAGCAACTAGGTTTGGCTGATCGAAATCTTCAGGTATGACGTCCAGAGGAAATCCATGCCAACACAACCATCTTAACTCTTTGGAAAGATTGTGGTAACTTCCAGTGAGCTTTATGTTATTGAGTTTGAGCAATCTCAGACTCTGCATATTTCTAAATGCTTCTGTACTGAAGCAACACTCATCAGACTCTTGCATATCTAAAGCGAGTCCTTCAACGTCTTCCGTTCCCTAttcaaggaaaagaaaaaggaacaaagtaagacaaaatttattttgacGTGAAAAGAGAATTTATACACATGAAGAAAGCCATGAATTGGATGCATGAACTAGAATTCAGTTGTGATTTACATTTTACCAAATTAATTAGGTATCTTAGTCGGCATCGGTTACACGGTGTTACTTTACGTATTACTAAACCCTTGGCACACGCGTGTGCCTTTAAATTGTTTTGGACTTctatttttgaatttaaaaaaggaAGAATATGGGTGGAGGGTTGGAGGGGTGAGGGTAACTGCTTCAGCATTTactggagagatttttcagtgtgacggACACACGgggtggtacaccatgtgttactatacaaatagtgagatatgtgtgctaaaaaattaataacttaaaaaataaaaattttcaccacttatataaaaatacgtggtgtaccactcgtgttccggttataataaaaaatttctccatccACTGCGTGGGTTtggggtttttaattttaaaaattaattattgaaaTAATAGGTGGCATATACTTATCCCTTAatgaagttcataattaacATAAGATTTGATTGCCGAAGTACTTACAGATTTTCCCCACAAAACGTCCTTTACATCCTTATGATGCCACAATCTACTACGTTCTCCAGGATGGTCAGGGGATTGTGCATATACGATTTCTCTGGCCATGTCTCGAATCAAGTTATGCATCATCAGATTGCCCTTTGTATCAACAGTTACAAGGCATTTATCTTGGAGTTCTCGAATTCCTCCTACTAGATATAAGCCACAGTCATCCAATATTGTCTCGACATAGTTCTCGTTCATTCCAATAAAGAAACAGCCTATATCCAGGAATACATCCTTCAGGCGATCGGTTAGCCCATCATAGCTTATTTTAAGTCTTCTGTGAATCCCCCTAGGAGGATGTCTTTTCCATTTATCCAGTTTAGTTTCCCATTCACTTTTGCTTTTTGTACACAGATAAGAACCTAAGACCTGTAGTGCTAGTGCTACTCCTCCACAGTAGCCAACAGCTTTTCTTGAGAGCTCAACATGCTCTTCATTAAGATAACTCTTACCAAAGGCATGCCAACTAAGTAGCTCAAGAGCTTCTTCGTCATTCATTCCTTGAACAGGACATATCGCATCCACATTAAACATCCTTAGCAAATCTTGATCTCTTGTTGTTATAATAATTCTACTTCCTCGACCAAATGAGTATGAGTAACGCCTTATACCCAATGCATTTAACTGTACCTGGCTGTCTACATCATCTACTATGACAAGCACTCTTTTGTTGCCAAGTCTTCTTTTAATCTCCTTGGTCCCTTCATCGTCGCTACTAACCTTCATGTTTCCCGATCCCAAGATATCAGAAAGAAGTTTGTTCTGTGAATGAACCAGTTTCTTCTCTTCTCTCACATTTGGAAGGAAGCTTGCACCATCAAAACTACCATGATGTTTGTTGAAAACGGCTTTTGCAACCGTTGTTTTACCCAGTCCGCCCATGCCCCAGATTCCAATGACACGGACATCATCTGATCCTACAACATCTAAATAATTACTGATTTCTTGCACACGAGAATCTATTCCAACTGGGTGTCTGGCTACATCCAAATAATTGCTCTTCAGTTCTCTACTGATTCCTTCATACCTGACAGgtaaaattcaattcaaaattAAGCAAAAGTAAGATTTACTAATAAACGGCACAATTAAATTGAACTAATATCTTGCTCATTATGACTAGAGAGCTTGGGAGTGGAAGATTTGAAAGCCCAGTGATGAATCAAAATCTTCGAAAACCATTAAAGCATTATACCACACATGACACAGATTTCTCATGGAAGAGTCTGGAAGCTCTACATTGCAATGTGTAAAATCAATTACTCCAAGGCGTAGTTATgataatttcattgtttcttgaCATTTGATAAATATGAGAGTTCAATAGACCAATACATTATGTAGCCAATTAATAACTTTTGTTAGAAGGAATGgcaaattacaaaaaatacaaaatataggaaaggaaaaaagaaataagaaagTACCCATGAGCACCCAATAACCAATCCGGATGTTGGTCAAAATCATACAGAAGCAAGTCTGAATCatgcatattttccttcatCAAGTTGTCCCATACTAGATTAACCCCTATTTCCTTCACACTCACAGAAGCATCTGCAGGTTCAACAGGCTTTACAAATATATCAACCTTGTCCCCTCCTTGCAAACTGAGCACATAATTAGATATATGTCCCTGCCAAAGATAATGGTCATCAAGCGTACAGGAAGTTGGTACCGAGGCATATGTTATCCGAGCGAGCAAAGCAGTACGCTTGGTTTTATTGCTAATGATAATGCCGAGAGGACCATCACGTTGTTCCTTTGAAGAGTATATGCAGCACAAAGTCAACCCGCTAAAACTGCGACCAACAATTGGAGGTACGTGAAAGCTGACCAGATCACCCTTGACAAAATCAAACCAGTCAGGAAGATAATTTCCATTGAAAAAAATGCCACCATATCCGCAAGAAGTCCATCCCTGTACCATGTAGAGCCAGATTTGTAACAACAATACATTGTTATGCATGCATGTGTCATATATATGTGCTTCTGTGTGTGTAGtagaaagagagaaaacaggctagaaagaaagagagacctGTAGGATGTTGTTCCTAAAATCAGCAGTGAGATTGATGCACCCTTCCATATGAATTCTTGTCATCGAGTTTAATGACTTATCCAAGCCCGGAATGTCTGTGAGTTTGCATGAATGACTTAGATACAGCTCTCTCATACTCAACAATTCTGAAAAATCTGGCATTGTTTCTAATGCAGTGCACAAACCCGCTCGCAACACTTTCAAATTTGTTGGTAAATTTGGGATTGCATGTAGGTTTGTGCAATCATCTAAACACAATGTTTCAAGCTTAGAAAGACCACTGAGGCTTGGTAAGGTACAAAAACTATTTTTTCGAAGATCTAAATCTTCTAAAGAAATTAGACTCCCAAGATCCTTCGGGATTTCGTCATCAGTCAAAGTGCAGCATCCGAGATCTAATTTCCGTAAATAGTTTACGCCATGTAAAGAAGGGGGCAAAAGACTAGTTGATGGTGACTCTTTCACAACATATTGAGATGAAAAACTCAGCCTGAGTATTTGTCTTATGGGTGTGCCATCTGCTGTCTTCTGGTAACTCTTTCCCAAGCCTTCAGCcaagttttcaaatcttgaaCAGCCGTTAAGAAGAAGAGTTTCAATAGACTTGGAATTAAAGAAATTCAATGGGAGATCCTTGAGATTTTTGCAGCCGTCAAGATTAACCAAAGTAAGTCTTTCAAGATTCCCAATGGATGAGTGAACCTCGGACAAACGCTCACAATCATTCAATATCACTTCCTCGAGATTTGGGAGTCTTGAGAAGTCTGGTGTTTGTGCCAGGTTAGGGGAATGACTGAGATTAAGAAGCTTCAACTTCTCGAGCATCTGTTAAGACAAAaggaaaaactaaaataaatgcaaatggaaaagagaaagcaTGAAGTTGGTGTTTATAAAACCTGGAAGGAAGAATTAACAATTTGGTTGAGGCCATATCATACCAAATCGGAATCCTCCCAAACTCGTTTGAGTTTGCTATAGCTCAGGTCAATAGCAACTAGGTTTGGTTGATCAAAATCTTTTGGTATGTCCTCCAGAGGAAATCCATGCCAACACAACCATCTTAACTCTTTGGAAAGATTGTGGTAACTTCCAGTAAGCTTTATGTTATTGAGTTTCAGCAATCTCAGACTCTGCATGTTTCTAAATGATTCTGAACTGAAGATACACTCGTCACACTCTTGCACATCTAAAGTGAGTCCTTCAACGTCTTCCGTTCCCTATTACAAAAAatagttaaaaattaaaaacaaaccaacaacaacaacaacaacagagGAACTAAGAAAAGGGTTATATGCAAGTGCAAAGGTGATTAATTCATACATCAGAACCACAAAGCCTTGAATTGGATGGATGAACCACATAAGAGGTAGACAATTAGACAACATAGAACATGGGACCTCTCATAGACAACTTTTATTATATACCTACTATAATGTGCTTATAAGTCTGGATTATAACCATAGAGTTGTAGTTTACATCTGTCTACATTGATTAGGTATCTTTAGCAAGCTTTTGTTACGTGTATCATAATTCACAAATTGTACTTAACGAGAGCAGGACATGTGTGATCCTGTTATTTAATTTGAGATGATTCAATACAAAAGGCGCCTTTTTTGTCTCTTACAGATTCCTTTCTCTGCTACATTAGTACATGCATTTAACATCAAATTTAATTGCAAAAGTACTCACAGATTGCTTCATCAATACATCTGTTATATCTTCATTATGCCACAATCTACTACGTTCTCCAGGATTGTCAGGGGATTCTGCACGCACGATTTCTCTGCCCATGCCTTGAATCAAATCATGCATCATGAGATTGCCTTCTTTATCAACAGTTACAAGGCATTGATCTTGGAGTTCTCGAATCCCTATTTCTGGATAAAACTGACAGCCATCCAGTACTGTCATGACATAGTCCTTGTTCATTCCAGCAAAGAAACAAGAGATGTCAAGGAATATAGCCTTCACGTCATCATCAGTTAGCCCATCATAGCTTATTTCAAGTCTTCTGTGAATTTCCCAATAAGGCTGTGATCTTTTCCATTTATCAAGTACAGTCGCCCATTCACTTGTGCTTTTTGAACATAGATAAGAACCTAAGACTTCAAGTGCAAGTGGCAAACCTCCACAGTAGCCAACAGCCTTTCTTGAGAGCTCAACATACTCTTCATGAGGATAATTCTTTCTAAaggcatgcaaactaagtagctCAAGAGCTTCTCTTTCACTCATTGATGGCAGAGGACATATCTTATCCACATTAAGTACCTTCAGCAAATGTTTATTTCTTGAAGTTATAATGATTCTGCTCCCTGGACCAAAGGAGTCAGGTTTTATAGCCAAAGCATCTATCTGTTCAACGGTGTCTAAATCATCAATTACGACAAGTACCCTTCTGTTACCTAACCTTTGTTCTATCTCCTTGGTCCCTTCATCGATACAACTTACCCCTTTGTAGGCCGGTTTCAAGATATCAGAAAGAAGTTGTTCTTGCAAATCAACCAGTTTCTTTTCCCTCACCTTTTGAAGAAAACTTGCACCGTCAAAattatgatgatgtttgttGAAAATGGCTTTTGCAACCGTTGTCTTACCCAGTCCGCACATACCCAAAACTCCAATTGTGCGAATATCATTTGATCCTCCAACATTTAAATGCTTACTAATTTCTCGCACACGAGAATCTATTCCAACTAGGCTGGTGGGTACCTCTAAGCTTGTGGTGATGCTCTGTTTTCCAGTGATCTGAGAAATAACGTTCCTGATAAAGTTTCCTTCATGCCTGGTTGTTAAAATTCAACAAAGCAAGAGTGAAAATTTATTATGCAACTTCAAGATTACATCAATCTTTCAAAAAATGACGAGTCAAACTCTCCAGATACCCTTacaataaaatttcccaaatcTTATTTGTTAACAACTTTCAATTTTCAGAAAAATGAGAACtgaaagcaaaaaataaaaactgaatgcCAAATTGTAAAAACTGAAACCAAATTGTAAAAACTTCCCCttttgtttttcagtttttatttgttatttttatataaactcaaaactgaaagtaaaaattaaaaactaaaacagaaaattaaaaactaaatggTTACCAAACCAACTTTAAAGCTTATAAGCCTGATTTAATCATTATATACAAAgagataaataaaatggacgGGAAATTTATAGCGCACAaggtaaagaaaataaaagggaaataagaaaataattacCCGTCAGTCTCCCTAAAATTTAATCCGGCCAAAACTCCAGCTTCCCAAAGAGCCTTTCTCCAGAGACATACCTTGTCTTCGTTAATTTTCTGTTCGTATTTCTGAAACGCTTGCGCAAAAGTACCACTCTGTTTCCGGACATCTGAGGGATCAACATCaaagaaaattggaaaaaacATTTGACCCAGTGTTTCCCTGCACTCCATGATCTTCACCAGCTCCTTGAGACACCACAAGGACTCCGGATACCCTCTTGAGAAGACGACGACGGCAACCTTAGACCTTTCGATTGCTTGAATCAGATGTTCTGGTATAGCTCCATTACTTTCTTCTAGTTTGTCATCGTACTCGTCTCCGTACATGAAGACGTTGACTCGGTGGTCTTTTAATGAACAGTAGAGGTGGTCCGTGAAGGTCCTGCGTGTGTCTTCACCTCCAGAACTCAAGTACACGTCGTACTTGCTATCGTCTTTGGAGGATGAAGCCATCAATTGTTACTCCAGGGATTTCTTGGCAGCACAGATCAAATTTGAGATCTACAGACAACCGTAAAGAAAAGGGTGAACTGGGAAGAACCGAGTCAATTGCAATCAGTCCACCcacccatttttctttttcatccaacggtATCAAAAAGCTCAGCAAGGAAGATAATGTTTTCTTTTACCATACGTTTGTTAAAGACAAAATAACAGCTGTCCTTCccatagaaaaataaataacatcTGCCACCCAAGGGCCAagacaaaaggaagaaaagatgCGACTAGTGTGAACGGGTGCTAAATCAACCACTTGTCTCAATCGTTATTCGGTTTAGTACTTtatattatgaatattttgttgtGTGGATACAAGTTGCGTTTCGAATTCTGGCAACGTAAATGATACGGTAATGGTCAAGGAAGGCTGATATGTTCCTGTGTGTGTTCTGGGTTTGTAAATTAATAGAATGTTGTGAAATCATCagctaataataatttatttttttattttttatttttaagaaaaaaacaacATAAGAAATGCTCCTGTGTTGGGTTTGTGAACCAGCACGTTGGCTTCTTCCCTCCCGTGACACCCCATTTCCTCGTGTTCCTTCCCTCCCATATctcaagctctctctctctctccctcacaatctctGCAAAACACCCATTGTTTATTCTCCTTTCTCCCCCAGAAGAAAGAATGCCTTTCAATGATAGGTTTGTTTCATCTCAAACAAAGGTATATATACAACCTTATACAAATATGGGAAAgaataaaaagaataattacATCCCATACTAGGAGACCTAATATGGTAAGAATCCCACAATTATGGGAATCCTAATACaagtcaacactccccctcaagttggtgtaTAGATGTtgcacatgcccaacttgtctagAAACCTGGAGAACTTGTCACTAGAAACTGCCTTCGTGAGAATATCTGCTACTTGGTCGTCCGTTCCTAAGGGAGGAACCTCAATTACTTTACTATCTAGCTTCTCTTTAATAAAGAACCGGTCAACCTCTACATGCTTGGTCCTATCATGTTGCACGGGGATATGAGCAATATCACGAGTagctttattatcacaaaataacttCATCGGCTGACCATGTTTGACCCCCAAATCTTGCAACAGAAACCTAAGCCACAATAGTTCACAAATACCGAGAGCCATGCCTCGAAATTCGGCTTCTGCGCTTGACCTTGATACAACATTCTGCTTCTTGCTTCTCCACGTTACTAGATTGCCCCCAACGAAGGTGAAATATCCAGATGTTGAGCGCCTATCATCCGTTGATCCTGCCCAATTAGCATCCGTATAGCACTCGATTTTGAAATGCCCatttttttgaaataaaattccTTTACCAGGGCTCCCTTTCAAGTAACTCAATATTCTCATAACTGCACTCATGTGTTGTTCTCCTGGATTGTGCATATATTGACTAATAACACTTAAGGCATGAGCAAGATCTGGCCTAGTGTGAGCCAAGTACATTAATCTCCCTACTAACCTTTGATACTTCCCTTTATCAACCGGTACTTGGTTCTGATCGATACCCAACTTCATTCCTTCGGCCAATGGAGTAGACACCGGCTTGCACACCGTCATACCGGTTTCTTCCAACAGGTCAAGAACATACTTCCTTTGTGATAGAAATATCCCGGACTTGCATCTCGACACTTCAATCCCAAGGAAATATTTCAAAGaaccaagatctttcatttcaaactcTGTGGACAAATAATTCTTCAAGGCTGCTTGCTCAACAAGATCGTTACCAgtaaccaccatatcatccacatatacaaTGAAAACTGTAACCCTTCCGTTCTGGCGTTTCACGAATAAAGTGTGATCCCAATTACTTTGCCTATACCCGAATGCCTTCAGAGACTTGGTAAATCTACCAAACCAAGCTCTTGGGGACTGCTTTAACCTATACAATGATTTCTTGAGCCTACACACCTTTCGTTTCCATATGTCCGAATCATTGCACCCTGGTGGAAGGTCCATGTAAATCTCCTCGGTTAGATCTCCATG
Encoded proteins:
- the LOC126585049 gene encoding uncharacterized protein LOC126585049 isoform X2, yielding MASSSKDDSKYDVYLSSGGEDTRRTFTDHLYCSLKDHRVNVFMYGDEYDDKLEESNGAIPEHLIQAIERSKVAVVVFSRGYPESLWCLKELVKIMECRETLGQMFFPIFFDVDPSDVRKQSGTFAQAFQKYEQKINEDKVCLWRKALWEAGVLAGLNFRETDGHEGNFIRNVISQITGKQSITTSLEVPTSLVGIDSRVREISKHLNVGGSNDIRTIGVLGMCGLGKTTVAKAIFNKHHHNFDGASFLQKVREKKLVDLQEQLLSDILKPAYKGVSCIDEGTKEIEQRLGNRRVLVVIDDLDTVEQIDALAIKPDSFGPGSRIIITSRNKHLLKVLNVDKICPLPSMSEREALELLSLHAFRKNYPHEEYVELSRKAVGYCGGLPLALEVLGSYLCSKSTSEWATVLDKWKRSQPYWEIHRRLEISYDGLTDDDVKAIFLDISCFFAGMNKDYVMTVLDGCQFYPEIGIRELQDQCLVTVDKEGNLMMHDLIQGMGREIVRAESPDNPGERSRLWHNEDITDVLMKQSGTEDVEGLTLDVQECDECIFSSESFRNMQSLRLLKLNNIKLTGSYHNLSKELRWLCWHGFPLEDIPKDFDQPNLVAIDLSYSKLKRVWEDSDLMLEKLKLLNLSHSPNLAQTPDFSRLPNLEEVILNDCERLSEVHSSIGNLERLTLVNLDGCKNLKDLPLNFFNSKSIETLLLNGCSRFENLAEGLGKSYQKTADGTPIRQILRLSFSSQYVVKESPSTSLLPPSLHGVNYLRKLDLGCCTLTDDEIPKDLGSLISLEDLDLRKNSFCTLPSLSGLSKLETLCLDDCTNLHAIPNLPTNLKVLRAGLCTALETMPDFSELLSMRELYLSHSCKLTDIPGLDKSLNSMTRIHMEGCINLTADFRNNILQGWTSCGYGGIFFNGNYLPDWFDFVKGDLVSFHVPPIVGRSFSGLTLCCIYSSKEQRDGPLGIIISNKTKRTALLARITYASVPTSCTLDDHYLWQGHISNYVLSLQGGDKVDIFVKPVEPADASVSVKEIGVNLVWDNLMKENMHDSDLLLYDFDQHPDWLLGAHGYEGISRELKSNYLDVARHPVGIDSRVQEISNYLDVVGSDDVRVIGIWGMGGLGKTTVAKAVFNKHHGSFDGASFLPNVREEKKLVHSQNKLLSDILGSGNMKVSSDDEGTKEIKRRLGNKRVLVIVDDVDSQVQLNALGIRRYSYSFGRGSRIIITTRDQDLLRMFNVDAICPVQGMNDEEALELLSWHAFGKSYLNEEHVELSRKAVGYCGGVALALQVLGSYLCTKSKSEWETKLDKWKRHPPRGIHRRLKISYDGLTDRLKDVFLDIGCFFIGMNENYVETILDDCGLYLVGGIRELQDKCLVTVDTKGNLMMHNLIRDMAREIVYAQSPDHPGERSRLWHHKDVKDVLWGKSGTEDVEGLALDMQESDECCFSTEAFRNMQSLRLLKLNNIKLTGSYHNLSKELRWLCWHGFPLDVIPEDFDQPNLVAVDLSYSKLIRVWEDTDVLLKNLKIINLSHSHYLTESPDLSKVPNLEKLILVKCVRLSKIHPSIGHLERLSLVNLEDCETLQYFPGDFCKSKSVETLILKGCTGFMELKDKGEMVSSTTLQTSHTMTRKLPSLIAILKNLGAKLKDKWGMVSSKTLQASHTMTRELPSSTVGLKNLISLPPSLHCLNSLTYLGLGNCGLTDDAIPKDLGSLFSLETLDLAGNLFCSLPSLSRLSKLKMLDLSCCINLHEIPDLPPNLEILRADACIALEKMPNFSEMSSMVELHLNRSPELIEILGLHKSLNTMRRIHMEGCTNLTAAFRKNIIQEEHPTDLSLIAVFSCSSYHTPTEALFMTRMHN